From the genome of Ciona intestinalis chromosome 4, KH, whole genome shotgun sequence:
TTCCTTCCCCTTTTgcttggtatttttttgtgagatGTTTCACTTACATGATCCACCTTTGTATTCTGCTGTGGAATTTCAGGTTCTATTTGCCGCTCTGAACGATATATTAAACATGAATGAAAAGTCAACAGAACTACCAACTTAGTCAATGAGTGTAGGGGTGATGGGCAACTCTGCCTAAAATCTAAGTTCTCATGGCATGCTTTGGTCTACGACCctacccatataaaatagaaatatgtgTATGCAACGTTGGGTCAAAATGCAAATTTAGCCTAATTCCCAGGTCCTTTGCGGGCTTCGCCATGAGACCTCAAGTATATAGAATATACGTATGTTACCATTGAATcgcttgttttatattataattttttaaaaaggaagATTATCATtcactttgttgttttgttgtaactAAATATTTAGGGTAATGGaacaatcctggcctaaatcctagaacCTATTGTATGCCATGCAGTGGGACCTGACCCACATAGAGTAGAAATTGTATGACATGCAGTGGgtcctcacccacatagagtAGAAATATTCACCATGTTCAGTTGTATGTTCTGCTTGTTCCACCACATCATCATAATTATCAACAGAtgcaatattttcattttcactTTCTTCTATATTAGAAAAATTatattagaatattttaactaGATAGAATACAAGATTACCGTTTCCAACCAGACATTTTAAAACGGAATTAACTcttatacaatttttgattttttgctgGTATGCCACTATAAGTATACAACATTAACCCTAATTAAAATGTCAAggttactatatataaagtactCAGTCGTCTCAGCGTTAATGTATGtagttaatgtttaaatacccCATACACTGTGaccttaaatattaaaaaataagttaacaaaagtaaaacttgCCACTCAAATAAGATAATACATGagatttgtttcttttctttaATGTTTGTAAATCCTCTGGTTCAGAAACTTCATTGTTTTCCATTcctgttaaaagtttaatattttatcagaCATTAAATTACTTGAATATTGTACATGGCCCTGTTTCATTAGCGTTAGTGTTTTTTGTTNNNNNNNNNNNNNNNNNNNNNNNNNNNNNNNNNNNNNNNNNNNNNNNNNNtatatttaaattaataccaCGTTGtactatttaaattaataccaCGTTGTATATTGCacaaaatgttacaaattGCAATCACTTTTAGTATGTTTACAGTTGTTGTGAAAAGCAATGTGTATATATTTCCTTCTCCTAATATTCCTTTTGCAATGACTCTGTTGTTTCCTTTGTCTAGTATGATAANTAAGCTTTACAATACACTGAACTTCTTTATGCATTATCCTTTAGAATTAACGTTTACGAAATGGGGGAATCGCAACTCAGtgctaaatcccaggtccacTGGCATGCCTCATtataggatctcacccatataataCTGTACACAGTTAGAAATATAATACTTAAAAACAGCTTACTGTGTGAAGAAATAAGTGGCACATTTTGATCTTGCAATTTTGGGCGGCCTCTTTTAGCTTTTGctgtggttttgttttttttcagcgGTTTTTGTTTAGTAAGTTTAGCAGGTATAACGGCTGGAGCTAAAATCGAAGCATTCTTCCaaattttaactgaaaaaaataaataaatatacagtaaaaaagtgctggtttcaaaattaaaaaattgctgATTTTCcgaaatgtaaaaaattgtcatcaaaaaaagttgatttaaaaacaataaatataacattattttgtgATAATCCCACTTACCCATATTCGCCTTTACTGAGTCTTCTATTTCTACTGATATAGGTTCATTATTATCTCTGGAGAAAATATTGGTTTGTGAGTGTTTAGATGCGATTAGTTTAACGATTTTGGCAAacatacattaatattttaaagccaGTTTTTTTAGTCTGGTGCGGaacatcatattttaaaacactcaTGTTTACCTAATTTATGCAACACCGAAAGTTTTTTACAAACAACGCAACACAGTTCACTAGAGCCTGTTTTTCATGTGCCAACAATCTCTACTGTGATGTTCCACAACACACAATTCCTTTAGGAAATTATGTTACAGCATAATTTTTAACACTGCATAGCTTATAAAAGTTCTAAAACAtcaatatacaaataatacaaatataaaacaagacTCCAAGTTACCCATAAACTATATGTTCCCATGGATCCAGCGGTCGGGTTCGAACACGTTTACTTCGTCTTAAACCTTCATCTGCCACCGACACAATGTCTGGCACAACTGGTAATGTAGAACGAGTTAAAATCAATACaacgttatatatagtagggtgggcgaagatgggacacctttagcacatagtatccagatatcctgatggtgttttaaacaatcaacaacggtctatgagagctATGAGgaaatagtttcatatttctttgaatgttctttgtttactactaaataggacgaggaaatggagttaaaaagtgtcccatctttccccatcctactgtataataaatCAAAAGCAAATATGACATATACAGGCAAACTTTAAGCTATGTACTAATaagttattttagttttttttttaaatgccacattacaaaaaaaggcTTGTTATATAGACACAATAAATGTCTGGCACAACTGTGTAACATTACATGATACTGAACGAATTACATAAAGAGTACTTCGTATAAAAGTAGTTCTATATCAACTTATCAAGTGATACGCCAACATAgagtaacaaatattaaaataaaatttaacttacttaGTTCAACTGGGTAGGGGTTAAACAAATTCTGTGTTCTGTCAAAGTAAAATGAATTAGAGGTAATAATATCCCAAAACactttttgttataaagttttacataTACAAACTTATCACTGAATAAAATTCAgtcctgttttaaaatcagtgaagatggttttagtttttagacATGAGAAATAAAGACAATTGTATTATAAATGAGCTGTAATGGTCGTATTAAAAAGCACCAGAtacaaatttactttttaatgaaaaaatgaaacttacttaTTATGAGACTTGTTATATTTGCCACGATTCTTCTTTTCACCTCTTGGTTTTGgcttgttttctttattttgagACGAAGTATTTTTGGAACCAGATCTATCAAGAAGAAAATGACATAATTACcacagtttaataaaacattgtacCACCAGACAATCTAGAAGCTTCTCTATAGAAAGTTTTATTTAGCTGAAATCAGTCTTGTAGCTGAACAGAAGCTACTGATGAAAATTGAATTAggcagtttttttaaatgggatTAGTATTACTTATCAGACACCCGAACTTACTTggcttttttaactttttgtttcacATTCGTTTTTCTTGGTGATTCAACGGTTTTATCCGCTTCTGTTTCTTGATGGTTggaactaaattaaaaaaaaaaaaattcaatgtctaaagaatataattataaaacaaaacaaaccgattttgttttttcttttgataTTTCCGTTTTTGTTTAACAGGAGAGTGAGTAATTGTGTCGTCTGTGTCATCTTCCCCCCTGTAtaatcataaatatatatagaggTACTgaggggtaagatagatacccTTTTAACAGTAATGAGCAATACCTCCTTATTAACATGACCCTAAACAAACCAATCACAAGAACTGACAGCAAATAACGCTGATCAAACGTTTACTCTAAATCCAATTCTCTATtacataaatacaaatacCACGTTCATAGTTAAATACCCAGTGTGGCGATTTCTTGACGAAGATCGaattgattttttcttttctggTGATTTGGTTTTCTCATTCGATTTATCTCTTTGGTTGGAATTGctgaattaaaaattaacaaataaaaatattacatcctttagtttgttttaactcttactttcattcatataaaaggacaatgaaaaaaaagggttagaaaaaatgtaattcTTTAGCTCTGCTTGTTCTAAGAAACAGCGTATCACCCTAATAATATGCCcgataaagaacatttaccaAAACTACTTACTTAGTAAGTTCAACACTGATTGGATCAACTCTCTCTGAATAACTATCGTCATCAAAGTTTGAAACTGACGATTCCTCATTCTCTATATCTGTGAGGGAGATAAGATAATGTTAAGATTATTTATGGAGTCGTGGCACATTATTAAGCCACGGCACAGTGGTTGTAGCCACGGTCCGGTGATTAGAGCCGTAGGTGCCAAACCTGTGGCTGTTAGTAATATCAGATAATTTTTAGGTAAACAGATTTTCTGTTAAAAGAATTAATTTTGCAGTaccaatgttttgtttacccCTAGACATTATCATGGTTTATATcctttttacatattttgccCAGAAGAGTTAAATTAATAGTTCAGATACATGTTCATGACAAAAGTTagtatttatgttaaaattccTCACCAATTTCATCAGCTTCAGGAGGCGAGGGTTCGGGGGgaattatatttctatgtttcttAGCACGACGGGGGGTAGAAGCAGGAGGGCCCATCATTGCTTTGCCAATGTTTATCCTAAGaattaacaatttatataagGATATACtgcattgaaaaaaaaacaatattcgtcattttaatttttttattcaattttccaCTCAAAATGTAAGTAGTATCAGAATTAAGAACAATGTGTGGAAATTGTAAAGTCATTCTGGATAATACTGTTTTGTAATTATAGTTGgcaatgtaatgttttatttatatcatacaaatatatatttgtgaaTTTGTGATTCATTGTAATTTCTTCTATATATTCTAATCTATATGGGCGAGGTTAAGGGTTTAGGTAAAATTTGGCCTATTAACCCAATACCTTGATGCATCATTATTGATaaaggttatttttttatcataaactCACATGTCATTAGGATTCATGATAGAAGATTGATCAACATGAGGAAAGACAGCATGATGGATTGTTTCCGTTACATCTTCGGTGAGATCTGATTGAACTACACgagaataatatattaaatacaatataatgCAACGATAAAAAATCATTGTTTTTTGGGACAAAAGTTTCTATTGTGTATTTGTTGTCTTCATGTGGCATAGGGGTGACATGGGTGTCAAACATTAGAAAGCTCATTGATTATAGTAGTGAATGCAAGATACTTTGACACTGCTCCTCTctttaacaagaaaaaaaaaacatttttaggtaaaaactGAAGTGTTAAAACAGTCATACCTGTTTCTAAAACTTTCGGCAACCATAAAATTATACATCCGCATATCTAGATTTACTCATACAAAATACATATGATCAAACAAATATACCAAGATCACTGGATATTCTTTGTTCTGGAGCAAGGGGTACAGTTTCTGCACCAACAGTTTCCAAATTctcgtttttctttttctttggaGGACGTCCTATAGTTGCAACAATTAGAATATAAACTGTTCATAAATAATACGGCAAATTACCTTGTTTTCTTTTGGTTTTTGTTGGTTTGGACGGCAAGTGAACATTATTTTCCTCTACCCCTCCAGATTCCTAAGTTAAATTGAGTTAATGACACAACAATACATTACTTCtgtatttatagaaaaaaataattttttaggaCTTTGATTTTGTTGTCATTGATACATTATCACAACAGgcatatttttataccaaataaaacttttaaaaattatatgttATTTGATAGAATAGGCAAAGCAGTTACTTTATCGAAAATTCATGGGGTAATCTCAAATCTTGTCTATAtgccaggtccttgacaaagACCTTATCCACATAAAatatgataatttaaaaacaacttactgTGTTTAACCATTCTTTTAGTTGGCTTGCATTAGAAGTTTGAGTTTTATTCTGAACCTTCTTGGTTGAAATTCGGCGTAATTTTGATGGAGAAACTCCTTCAGTATTACCTACTTCATTTTCAACAtcatttaaattagaaaaccTTTTCCTACGTTTGCCGATAGATTTTTTAGCTGTTCTGTTTGACttggaaactttttttaatgaattttgtTCCGGCAACACTGATATATTTTTGTCTGGTAACACTGTAAGGTGTTCTGTGTATGTTACAGGTTCTTCAGGGGTTGGGGTACGATCCAAATCAAGATCAGAGTCATTTTCTGGTAGATTTGTTGCAGATTGAACAGCATGATTGATAATAGGTGAAGTATTCACACCAGGGATTTCATCAGAAACTTGATtgctaaaaaatacaatttttatttgtttgcacAAACCTAACAAGTCAATAAATTTAAGTATGACGTTATAAAAATCCTGTTACACTTTTAGttcatttgaaataaaagttagctggtataaattataaagtatattacacaccctgaaaaaaaacactcaaTACATATGTACAATTACgtaaaacaaaccttttttcAAGACTTTGTTTGTGCTTTGTAGTATCCATCCgattaactttatttacttttgAATTGTTTATCTGGTAAGAGTTGTTGTGTCAGGTGGCTGCAACAATTAAATATCTAATATAATATCAACATATAAACATACCGATTTTCTTGCTGTGTTTCTGCGCTTTTTCTTTTGAGTTTGATCATTCctataataaagtaaatatttaatttttatgaatattttattatttcagttGTCAGTTAAATCCCTAAACACAGAATATGCTAGACAAACagcttaaaaatgtttgttaaaaataaaaaaaaataaattaaacaaagaatgattgaacagaaaaataaacgaataaaCGTAACCTATTTTTGCAGGGCAAAAACAGTGATTACAATACACAAATTATGCACTAGAAAATATAAGTATACTAAACATTaaggtattaatatttaatctaaagtgaaagaacattttaaacttacacTTTAGTATTGTCTGATGGTTGTTGTTCTACATTGCTGTTTGGAATCATATCATGTTCTTCATTGGCAATGTTGAGACTAGTTTCCCTTTGAAGAGGTATCTCTGTAACTCGTGTGTGCTTCTTAGGGGATTGTAATTTAGATCTGAAAAAAagttagaaacatttttttgaacctaaataaaaaaattatctgATAGTGATATTGTAGCAGTTTTCACTATGTATTTTTTCCAGAATCCTTATAGTTGACGAGTAAATGTATGTAATTCAAAATTCCGTAACTGCAACAGAGaagaaacaaaactttgttgcattttattaaaatttgtttatgttattgAAGGCAGAAACAATTT
Proteins encoded in this window:
- the LOC100184049 gene encoding uncharacterized protein LOC100184049 isoform X1, coding for MDDNYDERIQNLRKRVVSNALTNQEKKQFSNYFLHLKDNNIGKRTGKPIKITDDVYNLFVSSPASSEYDEPRETTDSGISGTGMEVEVAEKSSVVNDIVPQASFVSENSTPGIESFAPPPTELCTTVIEPMSQFQLTKDGTQDGSFTSIPSSQTVNETELNKAKINKRLTFSERMKWTRTPVPNQPTKNVTSASIHGLFEDNSKRNKSSTINNIPQTNMDVSDDGSYNSFDSQFVVEDLTETSRLSKKATKQKTTSPAKRPSTVKKKISQRKSLKTSTKDANKTSSGDKQVFRSKLQSPKKHTRVTEIPLQRETSLNIANEEHDMIPNSNVEQQPSDNTKVNDQTQKKKRRNTARKSINNSKVNKVNRMDTTKHKQSLEKSNQVSDEIPGVNTSPIINHAVQSATNLPENDSDLDLDRTPTPEEPVTYTEHLTVLPDKNISVLPEQNSLKKVSKSNRTAKKSIGKRRKRFSNLNDVENEVGNTEGVSPSKLRRISTKKVQNKTQTSNASQLKEWLNTESGGVEENNVHLPSKPTKTKRKQGRPPKKKKNENLETVGAETVPLAPEQRISSDLVQSDLTEDVTETIHHAVFPHVDQSSIMNPNDMINIGKAMMGPPASTPRRAKKHRNIIPPEPSPPEADEIDIENEESSVSNFDDDSYSERVDPISVELTNNSNQRDKSNEKTKSPEKKKSIRSSSRNRHTGGEDDTDDTITHSPVKQKRKYQKKKQNRSNHQETEADKTVESPRKTNVKQKVKKAKSGSKNTSSQNKENKPKPRGEKKNRGKYNKSHNKTQNLFNPYPVELIVPDIVSVADEGLRRSKRVRTRPLDPWEHIVYGDNNEPISVEIEDSVKANMVKIWKNASILAPAVIPAKLTKQKPLKKNKTTAKAKRGRPKLQDQNVPLISSHRMENNEVSEPEDLQTLKKRNKSHVLSYLSEESENENIASVDNYDDVVEQAEHTTEHERQIEPEIPQQNTKVDHVSETSHKKIPSKRGRKKKTIEPQIEPELPEQNARVNETGETSHRKSKRVKKNKNKNIDNESKLTSQPNNTYNSTNQLQTTTTSALDINNSSIDIVVKKKIVTLGTKEFFHLPENEIYFNGNGEPWQDNDPIKHSKGISNQGFSMGSMVIMPGERKELSRMKLNTLSCVVLSGTIEVAFGGREVVVTRGAYFYIPPKNEYSITNVSPVEEAVLHYSLYKNCHPLGQLDDSVATNQ
- the LOC100184049 gene encoding titin homolog isoform X3, translated to MDDNYDERIQNLRKRVVSNALTNQEKKQFSNYFLHLKDNNIGKRTGKPIKITDDVYNLFVSSPASSEYDEPRETTDSGISGTGMEVEVAEKSSVVNDIVPQASFVSENSTPGIESFAPPPTELCTTVIEPMSQFQLTKDGTQDGSFTSIPSSQTVNETELNKAKINKRLTFSERMKWTRTPVPNQPTKNVTSASIHGLFEDNSKRNKSSTINNIPQTNMDVSDDGSYNSFDSQFVVEDLTETSRLSKKATKQKTTSPAKRPSTVKKKISQRKSLKTSTKDANKTSSGDKQVFRSKLQSPKKHTRVTEIPLQRETSLNIANEEHDMIPNSNVEQQPSDNTKVNDQTQKKKRRNTARKSINNSKVNKVNRMDTTKHKQSLEKSNQVSDEIPGVNTSPIINHAVQSATNLPENDSDLDLDRTPTPEEPVTYTEHLTVLPDKNISVLPEQNSLKKVSKSNRTAKKSIGKRRKRFSNLNDVENEVGNTEGVSPSKLRRISTKKVQNKTQTSNASQLKEWLNTESGGVEENNVHLPSKPTKTKRKQGRPPKKKKNENLETVGAETVPLAPEQRISSDLVQSDLTEDVTETIHHAVFPHVDQSSIMNPNDMINIGKAMMGPPASTPRRAKKHRNIIPPEPSPPEADEIDIENEESSVSNFDDDSYSERVDPISVELTNNSNQRDKSNEKTKSPEKKKSIRSSSRNRHTGSNHQETEADKTVESPRKTNVKQKVKKAKSGSKNTSSQNKENKPKPRGEKKNRGKYNKSHNKTQNLFNPYPVELIVPDIVSVADEGLRRSKRVRTRPLDPWEHIVYGDNNEPISVEIEDSVKANMVKIWKNASILAPAVIPAKLTKQKPLKKNKTTAKAKRGRPKLQDQNVPLISSHRMENNEVSEPEDLQTLKKRNKSHVLSYLSEESENENIASVDNYDDVVEQAEHTTEHERQIEPEIPQQNTKVDHVSETSHKKIPSKRGRKKKTIEPQIEPELPEQNARVNETGETSHRKSKRVKKNKNKNIDNESKLTSQPNNTYNSTNQLQTTTTSALDINNSSIDIVVKKKIVTLGTKEFFHLPENEIYFNGNGEPWQDNDPIKHSKGISNQGFSMGSMVIMPGERKELSRMKLNTLSCVVLSGTIEVAFGGREVVVTRGAYFYIPPKNEYSITNVSPVEEAVLHYSLYKNCHPLGQLDDSVATNQ
- the LOC100184049 gene encoding uncharacterized protein LOC100184049 isoform X2; the protein is MDDNYDERIQNLRKRVVSNALTNQEKKQFSNYFLHLKDNNIGKRTGKPIKITDDVYNLFVSSPASSEYDEPRETTDSGISGTGMEVEVAEKSSVVNDIVPQASFVSENSTPGIESFAPPPTELCTTVIEPMSQFQLTKDGTQDGSFTSIPSSQTVNETELNKAKINKRLTFSERMKWTRTPVPNQPTKNVTSASIHGLFEDNSKRNKSSTINNIPQTNMDVSDDGSYNSFDSQFVVEDLTETSRLSKKATKQKTTSPAKRPSTVKKKISQRKSLKTSTKDANKTSSGDKQVFRSKLQSPKKHTRVTEIPLQRETSLNIANEEHDMIPNSNVEQQPSDNTKVNDQTQKKKRRNTARKSINNSKVNKVNRMDTTKHKQSLEKSNQVSDEIPGVNTSPIINHAVQSATNLPENDSDLDLDRTPTPEEPVTYTEHLTVLPDKNISVLPEQNSLKKVSKSNRTAKKSIGKRRKRFSNLNDVENEVGNTEGVSPSKLRRISTKKVQNKTQTSNASQLKEWLNTESGGVEENNVHLPSKPTKTKRKQGRPPKKKKNENLETVGAETVPLAPEQRISSDLVQSDLTEDVTETIHHAVFPHVDQSSIMNPNDMINIGKAMMGPPASTPRRAKKHRNIIPPEPSPPEADEIDIENEESSVSNFDDDSYSERVDPISVELTNNSNQRDKSNEKTKSPEKKKSIRSSSRNRHTGGEDDTDDTITHSPVKQKRKYQKKKQNRSNHQETEADKTVESPRKTNVKQKVKKAKSGSKNTSSQNKENKPKPRGEKKNRGKYNKSHNKTQNLFNPYPVELIVPDIVSVADEGLRRSKRVRTRPLDPWEHIVYGDNNEPISVEIEDSVKANMVKIWKNASILAPAVIPAKLTKQKPLKKNKTTAKAKRGRPKLQDQNVPLISSHRMENNEVSEPEDLQTLKKRNKSHVLSYLSESENENIASVDNYDDVVEQAEHTTEHERQIEPEIPQQNTKVDHVSETSHKKIPSKRGRKKKTIEPQIEPELPEQNARVNETGETSHRKSKRVKKNKNKNIDNESKLTSQPNNTYNSTNQLQTTTTSALDINNSSIDIVVKKKIVTLGTKEFFHLPENEIYFNGNGEPWQDNDPIKHSKGISNQGFSMGSMVIMPGERKELSRMKLNTLSCVVLSGTIEVAFGGREVVVTRGAYFYIPPKNEYSITNVSPVEEAVLHYSLYKNCHPLGQLDDSVATNQ